From a region of the Deinococcus terrestris genome:
- a CDS encoding ABC transporter permease, with product MSAPAPRTDPAPVRTRLPRWRVLSWQLIGLALILGVWWLVTDGLKLYPPYVFPSPSQVWTEISYGLWGTGPQDGKLLSAIGGSLRRVLTGYGIAVVLGALVGLLMGAWLPLRATLGAYLTGIQSVPSIAFVPFAILFFGLNERAVLFVVILEGFIPVALAVSGALLNVPPALRIAGRTLGARGLSMTTGVLLPAALPNVLTGLRTAWSFAWRALVGAELLISGVASIGEQLEVGRATANVALVLASIIIIGIIGGVFDALLRAVEGRVRRDYGLEVTQ from the coding sequence ATGAGTGCTCCAGCGCCGAGGACCGACCCCGCCCCCGTCCGCACCCGCCTCCCGCGCTGGCGGGTGCTGTCGTGGCAACTGATCGGGCTGGCCCTGATTCTGGGCGTGTGGTGGCTCGTCACCGACGGGCTGAAGCTCTACCCGCCCTACGTCTTTCCCAGCCCGTCCCAGGTCTGGACCGAGATCAGCTATGGGCTGTGGGGCACCGGGCCGCAGGACGGCAAGCTGCTCTCGGCCATCGGCGGCAGCCTGCGGCGGGTACTCACCGGGTACGGCATCGCGGTCGTGCTGGGCGCCCTCGTCGGCCTCCTCATGGGCGCATGGTTGCCGCTGCGGGCCACGCTGGGGGCGTACCTGACGGGCATCCAGAGCGTGCCCTCCATCGCCTTTGTTCCCTTTGCCATTCTCTTTTTCGGCCTGAACGAGCGGGCGGTGCTGTTCGTGGTGATTCTGGAAGGGTTCATTCCGGTCGCGCTGGCGGTGTCGGGAGCGCTGCTGAACGTGCCCCCGGCGCTGCGGATCGCGGGGCGGACGCTGGGGGCGCGGGGCCTGTCCATGACGACCGGCGTGCTGCTGCCCGCCGCGCTGCCCAACGTGCTGACCGGGCTGCGGACCGCCTGGAGTTTCGCGTGGCGGGCGCTGGTGGGCGCCGAGCTGCTGATCAGCGGAGTGGCCTCCATCGGGGAGCAACTGGAGGTCGGGCGAGCCACGGCGAACGTGGCGCTGGTGCTGGCGAGCATCATTATCATCGGGATCATCGGCGGCGTGTTCGACGCGCTGCTGCGGGCGGTGGAGGGCCGGGTCCGGCGCGACTACGGGCTGGAGGTGACACAATGA
- a CDS encoding aspartate aminotransferase family protein: MTTSTHNRSKWLDVELRLDSGVYNKHEVVMVRGQGATVWDDQGRAYIDCVAGYGVANIGHSHPDVVRAVQEQAGKLMVMPQTLPNDKRAEFLGELVGVLPVGLERVFLCNSGTEAMEAAKKFAITATGRQRFVSMRRGFSGRSLGALALTWEPKYREPFGDAVDNKNVDFVTYGNVEELRAAVTDQTAAVILEPVQGEGGVHPATPEFIRAAREITREKGALLILDEIQTGFCRTGKMFASEHYGVTPDGMTLAKAMAGGVPIGAFAMTAEVADRMPKGGHGTTFGGNPLSMAAGVAAIRAMKNEGMAEQAREKGTYLMERLRAIRSPRIKEVRGLGLMIGVELHEPSAPYITALEHEEGVLTLAATPMVVRFLPPITITREQIDAVVAAFERVLAAGPDREPEAMVREDKQTE, from the coding sequence ATGACCACAAGCACGCACAACAGGAGCAAGTGGCTCGACGTCGAACTGCGGCTCGACTCGGGCGTCTACAACAAGCACGAGGTCGTGATGGTGCGCGGCCAGGGCGCGACCGTCTGGGACGATCAGGGCCGGGCCTACATCGACTGCGTGGCCGGGTACGGCGTGGCGAACATCGGCCACAGCCACCCCGACGTGGTGCGGGCCGTGCAGGAGCAGGCCGGCAAGCTGATGGTAATGCCCCAGACGCTCCCCAACGATAAGCGGGCCGAGTTCCTGGGTGAACTCGTGGGCGTGCTGCCCGTCGGGCTGGAGCGCGTCTTCCTGTGCAACTCGGGCACTGAGGCGATGGAGGCGGCCAAGAAGTTCGCCATCACCGCGACCGGCCGTCAGCGTTTCGTGTCCATGCGCCGGGGCTTTTCGGGGCGCTCGCTGGGCGCCCTCGCCCTGACCTGGGAGCCGAAGTACCGCGAGCCCTTCGGGGATGCGGTGGACAACAAGAATGTGGACTTCGTGACCTACGGCAACGTGGAGGAACTGCGGGCGGCCGTCACCGACCAGACCGCTGCCGTCATCCTGGAACCCGTGCAGGGCGAGGGCGGCGTCCATCCCGCCACCCCCGAATTCATCCGCGCCGCCCGCGAGATCACCCGCGAGAAGGGAGCGCTCCTCATCCTTGACGAGATCCAGACGGGCTTTTGCCGCACGGGCAAGATGTTCGCCTCCGAGCACTACGGCGTGACGCCCGACGGCATGACCCTCGCCAAGGCGATGGCGGGCGGCGTTCCCATCGGGGCCTTTGCCATGACCGCCGAGGTCGCCGACCGGATGCCCAAGGGCGGGCACGGCACCACCTTCGGCGGCAATCCCCTCAGCATGGCCGCCGGGGTCGCTGCGATTCGCGCGATGAAAAACGAGGGCATGGCGGAGCAGGCCCGCGAGAAGGGCACGTACCTCATGGAGCGGCTGCGGGCCATTCGCTCGCCCCGCATCAAGGAGGTGCGCGGCCTGGGGCTGATGATCGGCGTGGAACTGCACGAACCCAGCGCCCCTTACATCACCGCTCTGGAGCACGAGGAAGGGGTGCTGACCCTGGCCGCCACGCCGATGGTCGTGCGCTTCCTGCCCCCGATCACGATCACCCGCGAGCAGATTGACGCGGTGGTCGCCGCCTTTGAGCGCGTGCTCGCCGCTGGCCCCGACCGCGAGCCGGAGGCGATGGTGCGCGAGGACAAGCAGACGGAGTAA
- a CDS encoding ABC transporter substrate-binding protein, giving the protein MTRTHIRRVSALALALCLGGVSAQGATTVRLGYFPNLTHAPALSGLERGTFQKALGSKVKLDARSFVSGTTLTEAFAAGQIDLAYIGPGPAINAATRGMPLQIIAGASEAGAVLIARGDSAIRSYADLAGKRVAVPSLGNTQDISLRHILKEEGLKLQTDGGNVVVTPVAPADIAAAFAGKRVDATLVPEPWGALLQAQGHRMIGNEKTVWRGGRYPTTLLIVNTRFAQANPTLVANFLKAHADAVAYLGRSPAAARTLINAQLDRLTGQKVDVRALQRAMTRTRFTTALDLKALTEYAALNVEAGYARNVPDLRSFVNLGFKR; this is encoded by the coding sequence ATGACCCGAACCCATATCCGAAGAGTTTCTGCGCTGGCCCTGGCCCTCTGTCTGGGGGGCGTCTCCGCTCAGGGCGCGACCACCGTGCGGCTGGGCTACTTTCCCAACCTCACCCACGCGCCCGCCTTGAGCGGGCTGGAGCGCGGCACCTTTCAGAAGGCGCTCGGTAGCAAGGTCAAGCTGGACGCTCGCTCCTTCGTCTCGGGCACCACGCTGACCGAGGCGTTCGCGGCGGGGCAGATTGACCTCGCCTATATCGGCCCCGGTCCGGCGATCAACGCGGCCACGCGCGGGATGCCCCTCCAGATTATCGCCGGGGCGAGCGAGGCGGGCGCGGTGCTGATCGCCCGGGGCGACAGCGCCATTCGCAGCTACGCGGACCTCGCCGGGAAGCGGGTGGCAGTGCCCAGCCTGGGCAATACCCAGGACATCAGCCTGCGCCACATTCTGAAAGAAGAAGGGCTGAAGCTCCAGACTGACGGCGGCAACGTGGTCGTGACGCCGGTGGCCCCCGCCGACATCGCCGCCGCCTTCGCGGGCAAGCGGGTGGACGCGACGCTGGTGCCCGAGCCGTGGGGAGCGCTGCTGCAAGCGCAGGGGCACCGCATGATCGGCAATGAAAAGACCGTGTGGCGCGGCGGGCGCTACCCCACGACCCTCCTGATCGTGAATACCCGTTTCGCGCAGGCCAATCCCACGCTGGTGGCGAATTTCCTGAAGGCGCACGCGGACGCGGTGGCGTACCTGGGCCGCAGCCCGGCGGCGGCCCGCACGCTGATCAACGCGCAACTGGACAGGTTGACCGGGCAGAAGGTGGACGTGCGGGCGCTGCAACGCGCCATGACCCGAACCCGCTTCACGACCGCGCTGGACCTTAAGGCGCTGACCGAATACGCCGCCCTGAACGTGGAGGCCGGATACGCCCGCAACGTCCCCGACCTGCGGAGCTTCGTCAACCTGGGATTCAAACGATGA
- a CDS encoding DUF1028 domain-containing protein: MTFSIVGRDPVTGDLGVAVASKFLAVGALVPFARAGVGAVATQSYVNPNYGPDGLQLLADGLSPDEVAAEFQRTDPDIAQRQFGIVGADGRSVTFSGEDCHAWAGGFSGPDVAIQGNILTGPEVVETMREAWEGAEGQPLPRRLLAALRAGDAAGGDKRGRQSAALLCVGPGRGYGGLTDDWVNLRADDHAEPCEELERLLGIHDLLFGRPESTRELTGEELEWLRALLIVQDHATSLPAGPWDPETEAAAWALYGTENLEERWVPGGQFDPVALAYLAERYGNEVRPAPLSPQEREAPAGE, from the coding sequence ATGACCTTTTCCATCGTGGGCCGCGACCCCGTGACAGGCGACCTCGGCGTCGCCGTGGCGAGCAAGTTCCTGGCGGTCGGCGCCCTGGTGCCCTTCGCGCGGGCGGGGGTGGGCGCGGTCGCTACCCAGAGCTACGTTAATCCCAACTACGGCCCCGACGGGCTGCAGCTACTCGCGGACGGCCTTTCGCCCGACGAGGTCGCCGCCGAGTTCCAGCGCACCGACCCCGACATCGCGCAGCGGCAGTTCGGGATCGTGGGGGCGGACGGGCGCTCGGTGACCTTTAGCGGGGAGGACTGCCATGCCTGGGCGGGCGGCTTCTCTGGGCCGGATGTGGCGATTCAGGGCAACATCCTGACCGGGCCGGAGGTCGTGGAGACGATGCGGGAGGCGTGGGAAGGAGCCGAGGGCCAGCCTCTTCCCCGCCGCCTGCTCGCGGCGCTGCGGGCCGGGGACGCGGCGGGCGGTGACAAGCGCGGGCGGCAGTCGGCGGCTCTGCTGTGCGTGGGGCCGGGGCGCGGCTACGGCGGCCTCACCGACGACTGGGTGAACCTCCGCGCCGACGACCACGCCGAGCCTTGCGAGGAACTGGAGCGGCTGCTGGGCATCCATGACCTCCTCTTCGGGCGGCCCGAGTCCACCCGCGAACTGACCGGGGAGGAGTTGGAGTGGCTCCGCGCCCTTCTCATCGTGCAGGACCACGCGACCTCGCTTCCGGCTGGCCCCTGGGACCCCGAGACGGAGGCGGCAGCGTGGGCCTTGTACGGCACCGAGAACCTGGAGGAACGCTGGGTGCCGGGCGGCCAGTTTGACCCGGTGGCGCTGGCGTATCTGGCCGAGCGCTATGGGAACGAGGTGCGGCCCGCGCCCCTGAGCCCGCAGGAACGGGAGGCGCCAGCCGGGGAATAG
- a CDS encoding phosphoadenylyl-sulfate reductase has product MTTEPRAPREAAGHADPTAPDFTPETDPLDVIRWALSAHPDLLMPSAFNLNGVVLLDLAARAGYRGEVVFVDTGYHFPETLATRDRLAARYGQMTFVTLNAGAHPENGQTPPDLYAADPDACCAVRKVAPLQGYLRDKAPSALLNARSRDQAATRADISFVETGGARVKVNPLAHWTRERLEAYVAEHDLPVNPLYFDGFLSIGCWTCTRAVRPGEDARAGRWAGKGKTECGLWAGENRL; this is encoded by the coding sequence CTGACCACCGAGCCGCGTGCCCCCCGCGAAGCCGCCGGACACGCGGACCCCACCGCGCCCGACTTCACGCCAGAGACCGACCCGCTCGACGTGATCCGCTGGGCGCTCTCGGCCCACCCCGACCTCTTGATGCCGAGTGCCTTCAACCTCAACGGCGTCGTGCTGCTCGACCTCGCGGCGCGGGCGGGCTACCGGGGCGAGGTGGTGTTCGTGGACACCGGCTACCACTTCCCGGAGACGCTGGCGACGCGGGACCGCCTCGCCGCGCGGTATGGGCAGATGACCTTCGTGACCCTGAACGCGGGCGCCCACCCCGAAAACGGCCAGACGCCGCCCGACCTCTACGCCGCCGACCCCGACGCCTGCTGCGCGGTGCGGAAGGTGGCTCCCCTTCAGGGCTACCTGCGCGACAAAGCCCCATCCGCCCTGCTGAACGCCCGCAGCCGCGACCAGGCGGCGACCCGTGCGGACATTTCCTTCGTAGAGACGGGGGGAGCGCGTGTAAAGGTCAATCCGCTGGCCCACTGGACCCGCGAGCGGCTGGAGGCTTACGTCGCCGAGCACGACCTGCCTGTCAACCCGCTGTACTTCGACGGCTTCCTGAGCATCGGCTGCTGGACCTGCACCCGCGCCGTGCGCCCCGGCGAGGACGCCCGCGCGGGCCGCTGGGCCGGGAAGGGCAAGACCGAGTGTGGCCTGTGGGCGGGCGAGAACCGCCTCTGA
- the sat gene encoding sulfate adenylyltransferase, which produces MTTLSDPSPILLPTPLGGTLVNRVQRPGHDFDPAELAGLPQLELSDRASADLEMLATGAYSPLTSFLSEADYLSVMEHMRLSDGTPWSLPITLAVGREEAGRYTGRVVLTRGGEAVGTLDVQERYEARKSLEAREVYRTEDPSHPGVAALYAGGDVYLAGPVTLFAVPRGAFPRHHRTPAEVREVIEARGWRTTVAFQTRNPIHRAHEYLHKVTLELVDGLLLHPLVGTTKGDDVPAETRVKAYEVLLEGYYPQARTLLSVYPAAMRYAGPREAILHALSRRNYGATHFIVGRDHAGVGSYYGTYDAQEIFSAYRPEELGIQILKFEHTYYCRSCGQLVSPRTCPHEGDHHLVLSGTKVRERLRAGEGLPAEFTRPEVAEVLRAAYAAQE; this is translated from the coding sequence ATGACCACCCTGTCCGACCCTTCCCCGATCCTCCTGCCCACGCCGCTGGGGGGCACGTTGGTCAACCGCGTGCAGCGCCCCGGCCACGACTTTGACCCCGCAGAGCTGGCGGGACTGCCGCAGCTTGAACTGTCTGACCGCGCCTCCGCCGACCTGGAGATGCTGGCGACGGGCGCGTACTCGCCGCTCACCAGCTTTCTGAGCGAGGCGGATTACCTCAGCGTGATGGAGCATATGCGGCTCTCGGACGGCACCCCCTGGAGCCTCCCCATCACGCTGGCGGTAGGCCGGGAGGAGGCCGGGCGGTACACGGGCCGGGTCGTGCTGACACGGGGCGGCGAGGCGGTGGGCACGCTGGACGTGCAGGAACGGTACGAGGCCCGCAAGAGTCTGGAGGCCCGCGAGGTCTACCGCACCGAGGACCCCTCGCACCCCGGCGTGGCGGCGCTGTACGCGGGGGGGGACGTGTACCTGGCCGGACCCGTGACCCTCTTCGCAGTGCCGCGCGGGGCCTTCCCCCGCCACCACCGCACCCCCGCCGAGGTGCGCGAGGTGATCGAGGCGCGGGGCTGGCGCACGACGGTCGCCTTCCAGACGCGCAACCCCATCCACCGGGCGCACGAGTACTTGCACAAGGTCACGCTGGAACTGGTGGACGGCCTGCTGCTGCACCCGCTGGTGGGGACGACCAAGGGCGACGACGTGCCCGCCGAGACGCGGGTGAAAGCCTACGAGGTGCTGCTGGAGGGGTACTACCCGCAGGCCAGAACCCTCCTGAGTGTCTATCCCGCCGCCATGCGTTACGCCGGGCCGCGCGAGGCGATCCTCCACGCCTTGTCGCGCCGCAACTACGGGGCCACCCACTTCATCGTGGGGCGCGACCACGCGGGGGTGGGGAGCTACTACGGCACCTACGACGCGCAGGAGATCTTCTCGGCCTATCGCCCGGAGGAACTGGGCATCCAGATTCTGAAGTTCGAGCACACCTACTACTGCAGGAGCTGCGGGCAACTCGTCAGCCCGCGCACCTGCCCGCATGAGGGCGACCATCACCTCGTCCTGAGCGGCACGAAGGTCCGCGAGCGCCTCCGCGCGGGCGAGGGCCTCCCCGCCGAGTTCACCCGCCCCGAGGTGGCCGAGGTGCTGCGGGCGGCGTACGCGGCTCAGGAGTAG
- a CDS encoding nitrite/sulfite reductase, which translates to MSDIEALKKEVPPFQIFDLIPQYAQQGFIDPERIDLLKWAGVYPQRPQEDGFLMMRVRVPSAEFATSTLREVANIAEEYGRGFLDVTDRQAFQFHWLTIDKIPEIFDRLEPLGLHPRGACGDTVRAVIASPLAGLDAREIIDVRPLAFAMEGTLTGNDDFQDLPRKFKMSLTATPELEGIHLINDVGFLAHKVNGEVGFDVWVGGGLGAVAHLAKRLGVFIKPEEVVEVGRAIAGAYRDHGYRVNRKKSRLKFLIKDIGVERFREIVETEYLGRKLQDGPPAPVARFGGNDVLGVNPQGDGLNYVVVATTVGRINPDKARRLADLADRYGKGVLRTTAFQNMVIPHVKSEDVAALSAELAAVDLAPKTTLRGTTIACTGTQFCRLALTETKARTANLVNDLEPKFLDLDVPFTINLTGCSNACTRYQVADLGFMGALRGEEEVYNVHLAGSIGQAQRTGTKLRGVVPAVRLNEYAEAVLSDFRAGKQPGESFVEYADRVGHERFTPDAVLNPDREAVTA; encoded by the coding sequence ATGAGCGATATCGAAGCCCTGAAAAAAGAAGTGCCCCCCTTCCAGATTTTCGACCTGATTCCGCAGTACGCGCAGCAGGGCTTCATCGACCCCGAACGGATCGACCTGCTGAAATGGGCGGGCGTGTACCCGCAGCGGCCCCAGGAAGACGGCTTCCTGATGATGCGCGTGCGCGTGCCCAGCGCCGAATTCGCCACCTCGACCCTGCGCGAGGTCGCCAACATCGCCGAGGAGTACGGGCGCGGCTTTCTGGACGTGACCGACCGTCAGGCCTTCCAGTTTCACTGGCTGACCATCGACAAGATTCCCGAGATTTTCGACCGCCTGGAGCCGCTGGGGCTGCACCCACGCGGCGCGTGCGGCGACACGGTGCGGGCCGTGATCGCCTCGCCGCTCGCCGGACTCGACGCCCGCGAGATCATCGACGTGCGGCCCCTCGCCTTTGCGATGGAGGGCACGCTGACCGGCAACGACGACTTCCAGGACCTGCCCCGCAAGTTCAAGATGAGCCTGACCGCCACCCCCGAGCTGGAGGGCATCCACCTGATCAACGACGTGGGGTTCCTGGCGCACAAGGTGAACGGTGAGGTCGGCTTCGATGTGTGGGTGGGCGGCGGCCTGGGGGCGGTGGCGCACCTCGCCAAGCGGCTGGGCGTGTTCATTAAGCCGGAAGAGGTCGTGGAGGTCGGGCGGGCCATCGCCGGGGCCTACCGCGACCACGGCTACCGGGTCAACCGCAAGAAGAGCCGTCTGAAGTTCCTGATCAAGGACATCGGCGTGGAGCGGTTCCGCGAGATCGTGGAGACGGAGTACCTTGGCCGCAAGCTTCAGGACGGCCCCCCCGCGCCCGTGGCCCGCTTCGGCGGCAACGACGTGCTGGGCGTCAACCCGCAGGGCGACGGCCTGAACTACGTCGTCGTGGCGACCACCGTGGGCCGCATCAACCCCGACAAGGCTCGCAGGCTGGCCGACCTCGCCGACCGCTACGGGAAGGGCGTGCTGCGGACCACCGCCTTCCAGAACATGGTCATCCCGCACGTAAAATCCGAGGACGTGGCCGCCCTGAGCGCCGAACTGGCCGCCGTGGACCTCGCGCCCAAGACCACCCTGCGCGGCACGACCATCGCCTGCACGGGCACGCAGTTCTGCCGCCTTGCCCTCACCGAGACGAAGGCCCGGACCGCGAACCTCGTGAACGACCTGGAGCCCAAGTTCCTCGACCTCGACGTGCCCTTCACGATCAACCTGACGGGCTGCTCGAACGCCTGCACGCGCTATCAGGTGGCCGACCTGGGCTTCATGGGCGCCCTGCGAGGTGAGGAAGAGGTCTACAACGTCCACCTCGCGGGCAGCATCGGGCAGGCGCAGCGCACCGGGACCAAGCTGAGGGGTGTGGTGCCCGCCGTCCGCCTCAACGAGTACGCGGAGGCGGTGCTCTCCGACTTCCGCGCGGGCAAGCAGCCCGGCGAGAGCTTTGTGGAATACGCCGACCGGGTGGGCCACGAGCGCTTCACGCCCGACGCCGTCCTCAACCCGGACCGCGAGGCCGTCACCGCATGA
- a CDS encoding ABC transporter ATP-binding protein — translation MTASMSAPAAPTTAPQGLPLLLDGVAYRYGRTRAATAPAGLGPLSLEVRAGEFLCVVGPSGSGKSTLLSLLAGFLRPQQGTILLGDLPVTGPDPRLTLVQQEAALFPWRTVAGNVSFGLEQRRMPRAERDARVGDALRLVGLEGYGGRRVHELSGGQRQRVSLARALALQPRLLLLDEPFSALDDRTRTVLADELLGIWWSRKITVVFVTHNLDEALALGQRVVALRGGEVALDAPARELNVARLRETLE, via the coding sequence ATGACCGCCAGCATGAGTGCCCCGGCTGCCCCCACCACCGCCCCGCAGGGCTTACCGCTGCTGCTGGACGGGGTGGCCTACCGCTACGGCCGCACCCGCGCCGCGACCGCCCCGGCGGGCCTGGGGCCGCTGAGCCTGGAGGTCCGGGCGGGCGAGTTCCTGTGCGTGGTGGGGCCGTCGGGCAGCGGCAAGAGCACGCTGCTCTCGCTGCTGGCGGGCTTCCTGCGGCCGCAGCAGGGAACCATCCTGCTGGGCGACCTGCCCGTGACCGGCCCCGACCCGCGCCTGACGCTGGTGCAGCAGGAAGCGGCCCTCTTTCCCTGGCGCACGGTCGCCGGAAATGTCTCCTTCGGGCTGGAGCAGCGCCGGATGCCCCGCGCCGAGCGGGACGCCCGCGTGGGCGACGCCCTGCGCCTCGTGGGGCTGGAGGGCTACGGCGGGCGGCGGGTCCACGAGCTGTCGGGAGGGCAGCGGCAGCGGGTCAGCCTGGCCCGCGCCCTGGCGCTGCAACCCCGGCTGCTGCTGCTGGACGAGCCCTTCAGCGCCCTCGACGACCGCACCCGCACCGTGCTGGCGGATGAACTGCTGGGCATCTGGTGGTCGCGCAAGATCACGGTGGTCTTCGTCACCCACAACCTCGACGAGGCCCTGGCGCTGGGGCAGCGGGTCGTCGCCCTGCGCGGCGGCGAGGTGGCGCTGGACGCTCCGGCGCGGGAGCTGAATGTGGCCCGCCTGCGCGAGACGCTGGAATAA
- the cysC gene encoding adenylyl-sulfate kinase, with translation MTATLNRPEVGTGRVVWFTGLSGAGKSTLASALHAELVSRGVPVELLDGDAVRENLSKGLGFSREDRDTNVRRIGFVAGLLAKHGVTVLVSAISPYADTRREVLSTLPNPTEVFVDAPLEVVTERDVKGLYLRAMAGEIPHFTGVSDPYEAPETPDLHLRTDQISVEEGVRRLLAHLGYEA, from the coding sequence ATGACGGCGACCCTGAACCGGCCCGAGGTCGGCACGGGCCGCGTGGTGTGGTTCACCGGGCTGTCGGGCGCGGGAAAGAGCACGCTGGCGAGCGCCCTGCACGCCGAACTCGTCTCGCGCGGCGTTCCGGTCGAACTCCTCGACGGGGACGCCGTGCGCGAGAACCTGAGCAAGGGGCTAGGCTTTTCCAGGGAGGACCGCGACACGAACGTCCGGCGCATCGGCTTCGTGGCGGGGCTGCTGGCAAAGCATGGGGTCACGGTCCTCGTCAGCGCGATCAGCCCCTACGCCGACACCCGGCGCGAGGTGCTGTCCACGCTGCCCAACCCGACCGAGGTCTTTGTGGACGCCCCGCTGGAAGTGGTTACCGAGCGCGACGTGAAGGGCCTGTACCTCAGGGCGATGGCCGGAGAAATCCCGCACTTCACGGGCGTCTCTGACCCCTACGAGGCCCCCGAGACGCCCGACCTGCACCTGCGAACCGATCAGATCAGCGTGGAGGAGGGGGTGCGGCGGCTCCTCGCCCACCTGGGGTACGAGGCGTGA
- a CDS encoding glutathionylspermidine synthase family protein, which yields MQRRTLLPRPNWEARLQEVGMTWYAPTPEHPVPYWGEEGYYAFTPGEIEALKRDTQDLTTMVLETTGAAIEGGRLGELGIPAFLHPAVRESWDRDDPTLYMRLDLAYDGRGHARLLEVNAQTPTSLVEAAVCQWQWLEDRLERGELPAGTGQWNTIHEGLGEQWAYLVRERGVTQAHFSSAREVEDIATVTYLRDLAGAAGVSGSFLAADEVGTSPQEAFLLDTWTLPIRNLMWLWPFEYAWESRDSSFLATTQTRFVEPLWKAVTSSKGLLALLHERYPDSGLVLPASLTPGRLGSNVVRKPLYSREGQNVQLPGEAATAGAYGDLPLVEQAYTELPTFAAGDGPRYPVLGVWVAGDEVCGLGIREGRGRVTDNRATFAPHVVTPG from the coding sequence ATGCAGCGCCGCACCCTTCTCCCCCGCCCCAACTGGGAAGCCCGGCTGCAAGAGGTCGGCATGACTTGGTACGCCCCCACCCCCGAGCACCCGGTCCCCTACTGGGGCGAGGAAGGCTACTACGCCTTCACGCCGGGCGAGATCGAGGCCCTGAAACGCGACACGCAGGACCTCACGACTATGGTGCTGGAGACGACGGGTGCCGCTATCGAGGGCGGGCGGTTGGGCGAACTCGGCATCCCCGCCTTTCTGCACCCGGCCGTGCGCGAGTCGTGGGACCGGGACGACCCGACGCTCTACATGCGCTTGGACCTCGCCTATGACGGGCGCGGACACGCCCGACTGCTGGAGGTCAACGCGCAGACGCCGACCAGTCTGGTGGAAGCGGCGGTGTGCCAGTGGCAGTGGCTGGAAGACCGCCTGGAGCGCGGCGAGCTGCCCGCCGGGACGGGCCAGTGGAACACCATCCACGAGGGGCTGGGCGAGCAGTGGGCCTACCTCGTGCGCGAGCGGGGCGTGACCCAGGCGCACTTCAGCTCGGCCCGCGAGGTCGAGGACATCGCCACCGTGACCTACCTGCGCGACCTCGCGGGGGCGGCGGGCGTCAGCGGCTCCTTCCTGGCGGCGGACGAGGTGGGGACCAGCCCGCAGGAGGCGTTCCTGCTGGACACCTGGACCCTGCCCATCCGCAACCTGATGTGGCTGTGGCCCTTCGAGTACGCCTGGGAATCGCGGGACAGCTCCTTCCTGGCGACCACCCAGACCCGCTTTGTCGAGCCGCTGTGGAAGGCCGTCACGTCCAGCAAGGGCCTGCTCGCGCTGCTGCACGAGCGCTACCCGGACTCCGGGCTGGTGCTGCCCGCCTCGCTGACACCGGGGCGACTGGGCTCCAATGTCGTTCGCAAGCCGCTGTACTCGCGCGAGGGGCAGAACGTGCAGCTTCCCGGCGAGGCGGCCACGGCAGGGGCGTACGGCGACCTGCCGCTGGTGGAGCAGGCGTATACGGAACTGCCCACCTTCGCGGCGGGCGACGGTCCCCGTTACCCGGTCCTGGGTGTCTGGGTCGCCGGGGACGAGGTGTGCGGGCTGGGCATCCGCGAGGGCCGGGGCCGCGTGACGGACAACCGGGCGACGTTCGCGCCGCATGTGGTAACGCCGGGCTAA
- a CDS encoding Rrf2 family transcriptional regulator: MRLSATDVYAFQALGYLGTQELGRWVSSEEISDATGVHRPYLVRILAALTAKGVVKSKKGIGGGYALSRKPRLISLCEVVRAVDGPVAPLSCISLNWHEPCVEEDRCHARASVYTRMRDAMLAVLQEFSVEDLVTDARQGVSYGHCLGHLLKPNA, from the coding sequence ATGCGCCTTTCTGCCACCGATGTCTATGCGTTTCAGGCGCTGGGGTATCTGGGCACCCAGGAGCTGGGGCGCTGGGTGTCGAGCGAGGAGATCAGCGACGCCACCGGAGTCCACCGCCCCTACCTCGTGCGGATTCTGGCGGCCTTGACCGCCAAGGGCGTGGTCAAGAGCAAGAAGGGCATCGGCGGCGGCTACGCGCTCTCGCGCAAGCCGCGGCTAATCTCGCTGTGCGAGGTCGTGCGGGCGGTGGACGGCCCGGTCGCGCCCCTGTCGTGCATCAGCCTGAACTGGCATGAACCCTGTGTGGAGGAAGACCGTTGCCATGCCCGCGCCAGCGTCTACACCCGGATGCGCGACGCGATGCTGGCCGTCCTCCAGGAGTTCAGCGTGGAAGACCTCGTGACCGACGCCCGGCAGGGCGTGAGCTACGGGCACTGCCTGGGGCACCTGCTCAAGCCGAACGCCTGA